Part of the Vigna angularis cultivar LongXiaoDou No.4 chromosome 1, ASM1680809v1, whole genome shotgun sequence genome, CCAAATTTATAAGTCTTTAAACACTACAATAGacaattattcatttatatattataattgtatataattgtaaaattatattataaataatatatataatattactatAACCAACCCAATTCATATTAAAACCATAATCTTacattcttaaataaaaaaaggtttaatgtctcggtaggtccctattttagtccagaatctcaaataggttccTCTTTTTTTCGGTGTTTCAattaagtcttttttttttgtaaaattgaagcaattagaGGCTTGttgtcaaattggacaaacggtCGTTTAAGTTTGGATTACGTGGCATTAAAAGTGTATTCATTAATCTCACGTggcattaaaaatgaattttgtttaaaaatttggatTGCACAAATGTTGAATCAGATTTAGGGAAGGGTAAAGTGGggaaaatgtaaatatttaagtGCAGCCCCCTGCAATTCAGAAATGCAAATGAGATTTGGGAAAAAAAAATCGGGGCTCCGTATTATTAGGGTTCGTGTTCGTGTGAGAAAAAATTAAAGCGTTATTTTCTTCGATTCGATTCGAAGCGCGAGGCTTTATGAGTGAAGAACATCGGGTTAGAAGCGCGAGGGTGCATGTTCGGGTTCGTGGAAGAATTTGAAGCACGAGGTGAGATGTGGGTCCTTGTGTCGTTGGAAGCACGAAGTTGAAGCACGTGGTGTCATCGAGAACCAGGGTAATTTTTGAGTCAATGATGATCACAATGTGAAAGCCTTGAACGGGTTCAGGACCAGATTCGTACCTGGCGTTTGAAAGATCCCACAAAATTTTGACTTTGGACGAGTTAGAAGAAAAGGGTTCGAGGATTTTGGTGCCCTTTTTCTTCCTGAAAAAGCGTGAATTGGTGGTGTTGAGTCTAAAGGGTGAAGGGTCTTCATGGTTGAAGGTTATGGCGAGGCCTTTGATTGTGATCGTTGAATTGGCAAGCCTTTTATGGGAAACAAAGTTAAAAGAGTATTGTGAGTGGAAATGGAATGAAGCATATCTTGACCAGTCTTCTCTCCCTCCTCTTTACGATTCTGTTCCTCACTGTAATGTTTGGTTGAAAGATGTTACACGATAGGATACGATGTGGATCTTTCTTAGCATttggttgtgataacagtttaCTTAAAACCTTAAAAGTGTAAGTGAAGTGTGGGTGGAAGATTTTGTAGAGAGATGGATTAGTTTAGAAAGATTGGTCGGGTCACTTTCATTCAAAAATGATTCAAAGGAAGGAAGctcaaacattttaaatattggGTTTGTCTTTACTAAGGTGGTGGAACCTTTAATTTTGCATCATGGTCTATTCCTCTATCTTGAGATGCCTTGGCATGTGTTTATGACTCTTGGTCCCTCCAAAGTTCCACTTCACGCTCTCGACCCAATCATCCTCATCACCTACTTTCTCTATGCATGCGTTTCAAAAAAAGAGATGCAAAGTGGGTAGAAATCATACACTTCATTTGGATAAAACCAATTTCAAACATTatgacactacaaaaaagaagggaattaccgaaggccaaaagccctcggaaacagccaaaaaccgtcggtaaaaggtaattaccgaaggcttatcgacggtcaaagagccctcggtaaatcccttgtcgctaacatttaccgagggcttttgcccttcggtaattaccgaagggctaaggccttcggtaatttccagTTTCTCTAATGACAGCCTCGTAATGTCAGTAGCACATCCGAGGTCATCACCAATTTCTCTAATGACAGCCTCGTAATTCAGGATGTTCTTAGTGAAAAGGTGTGCAGAAAAACCAAAACCAGTAACTTGTATTTTTCTTGACctttcaattttgatactaaacaaAGTGTTTTACTTCACTGTCGTAAACAAAGTGTTTTACTACTTTAAGCTGATGTAACATGCTACTACtgtaaaacttttaataaatttacatCTTAACAAGAATTCACAGATGATGTGGTTGAGATCTACTCATTTGTGTCTTATGTGTGTGTGGTCACATCATTTGATTTAACAGTTTCTCCCAAATTTGAAAACTATAGGTTCCAAATTTTTTGATGAATGCCTCTATGTTTGTGGTGAGCTACATAGTGAGTTTTGCATTATTATGGAGATTGACCCTTGTGGGGTTCCCTTTCGTGGTTCTACTTGTGATCCCTGGTTTTATGTATGGGAGGACACTAATGGGGTTGGCCAGCAAGATGAGAGAAGAATACGACAAGGCTAGTACAGTGGCAGAACAAGCAATATCTTCCATCAGAACAATTTACTCCTTTGTGGGGGGAAAGCAAAACCATAGATGCTTTCTTTGATGCTCTACAAGGTTCAGTAAAGTTAGGACTCAGACAAGGCTTGGCAAAAGGCATAGCTATCAGAAGCAATGGTGTTGTGTTTGCTATATGGGCTttcatatcatatattttaaatggcAGCATTGTTTTTTTCCGGACTTGCAAGCTGTCATCATGAggttttcaaatattaattatttttcttcccTTCCCAAATGGTGTTATTGGTGACAAGTTTGATGGTAAGAAGTTCTTGGACAGAAACACAGGAAAGAAGATATTAAACATGTTCCAActagataaaataatcaaacctTTGCTGGAAAACAAATACAGGTTTGattacaattattaaaaatatggaATATAGTATCTTAGAGAAGAGTTATGATTAGGTGTTgattacattatatatttatattatgttccTCTTCCCCATCACGTACCAATCAACACAAAATCTTCTATCCACCTTTCCTTCTCAACACAATTCAAAAgtgattttcaaatcttttaaaattttctatcaAGAAATAATATTCCAGTATATGATATCTCCTACTTGTTTTCAATAACAAATTTTGCATTCTagtaaaaataacataagatGGGTGTGAACGAAAATTTCAACAACAATCATGATCATCATGGGTGTGTGGATGACGATGAAATCCCACTTCCTGGATTTCGATTCCATCCCACAGATGAAGATCTTGTTAGTTTCTATCTACAAAGGAAGCTTCACAAGAAACCCATCAGCATCGACCTCATCAACCAAATTGATATTTACAAATACGATCCTTGGGATCTTCCAAGTATGTTTTCTTGATCTTCTTCTGTTTCTCTTAAACTTTCTAGAAAAGTGTCTCATAATATCATGGAAGGCTTTTCATCTATATGTATGATATAATTATAAGCTTTGAGGCTTTCCTAGTAgattcttatattataaacttcaaccaaatttaatatttaacattgcTGATTTTGTCATGCCCTTCTTTTTGTTCATTGTGGGGATGGCCATTCCTCTGGCTCTCAAGGTTAGCTGCGAATGAGAAAATAGGTGGCTATGAATGCTTCAAGCGTTACTTTCTATGTtccttttgtttcttctttttgatTCAAACCAGCCCTTTTTTATGCTTCCATTTCTCTACAGAGAATACCAAATAGACTTGTAGCTGTAAAAAAGGTTCTGGTTAGAACACTCAAATTCCTCTTCTGGGGATTGCTCTTGCAAGGTTAGTTTTTCTCACACATTTCCTTTTGCCCTCTTTTTTCAGCATAACTAAAGAGTTCCCCTGTTCAAGAGGAGGTGAGAAAAGGAATCAGGAACTTCTTATTTTATGTTATGTACATTTCACTGAGCATTACTCCCTGCTGAAATATACTCGGTCTTGTGAAAGTTATTCTTCTATAATGTGCAATAATAATTGATTCTAGATTTCATTTTAGCAAATCTAATTCTGGTAACAGTCTAGGGCATGCCTTGTTTTGATATGATGGATGACCTCAATGATGAAGGTGGTTTCTCTCATGCTCCGGACAATCTAACATATGGTGTTGACATGAAACAGATAAGGTGGTGTGGCATCCTTAAggtgatttttataattttttccacCTCATTTTCTATTAGAGTATATTTTAGCTGATAAGTCTGATACAAAAGGAATAATACTTGTTTTTGAACCATTATAGAGAATTGCTCTGGCATATTTGGTTGTGGCACTTGTGGAGATATTTTCAAGAAGTGCACAAGATCGATCCACCCACCCAGCTCTCAATATTGAAGTTGTACTATTGGCATTGGTTAGTCCGTGAAAGTATGGTTCTGGTTAATGGCtaatgttatatgcttttgaacatttatttgttaatatttcaGGCTAGTGGGGGCTTGCATACTTGCTGTTTACTTGGCTTTACTTTATGGAATGTATGTTCCAGACTGGCAATTCACTGTCCATAATCCAGACAGCATATACAATGGAACAATAAACTACGGCTAAGGCTATTTTAACCTTCTCACTGGCATGCCAATGCCTTGCCCctcatttcaattacaaaacaATAAACTTTCTCAATCAAACAACCACATACATTGCTGCCACAAGAACATCATACACATTCCAGAAGAACATCATACACATTCCAGAAAATTTGTAActcataatgaatttttaaacgCACAACTTACCTCAACCAAGATAGCACTTGATGATGGCAACCTTTGTACAGCACGACACTGACACAAGCCCACAACGGCCCCTCCAACGAAATCCCTCAACCACGTTCCTTCAATCACATACTAACAAGTGAATGAAAAGTAGATGAAGGCAGCAACACTGTCTAGGCTTCAACAATATGAACATGAGAATGAAATTCTGTGGAACTTACCTCTACCGAGATAGCCCTTCACGAGCACGACAGCAACAGAAGCCCACTACGGCCCCTCCAACAAAGTCCCTCAACAAACAGAACCAACAGCCCTCAATGTAGCGACCAACCCGCTTAAAAACCGTAGCCCGAGACTCCCCAAACCACCACGCACCAAACGAACCACGATCAAGGAGGCCAGTCACCACCGTGAACGACCACCACCAGTCACTAACCGAGAAAGTAGGGAGCGTCAAAAAATGGAGGGAAGGGTGTGAAGAAACAGAGGAAAGTCTGTGAAGAAAGGCACGACAAAGACGAAAGCGTGCAAGTGAATAAAATCAAATTGGGGAACGAAAACCCCAAATTGAGACTTAAATTAGCGCGAACCTTACCGACGGCttaaaagccttcggtaattatctcAATACCGAGGGCttaaaagccttcggtaatatgCCGTCTGTAATTTGCAATTTTCCAGTAGTGTGAGAACTCACTATACTGGTACAATGTGTGACTGTGAGATTAGATTGAGGAAGAAGTGCCAATAGACCATGAATTTTCTCTTGAGAAAGTTCCAAAGTTGAGGAATGTGATTGTGCCAGAGAATTATTAGAAGAAGGAACAACTgcagaagccattgaatttcacaacCTCAAATTGGACAAAATTTCACAACCTAAATCTTTGGAAACTCCTCCAGATTCCTCAAAAATCAATCCAGGGCTACGAGTGATTAAATCACCCAATTGTGTCTCATTGAAAACCCTAGAAAGCAAAGtcaaaacatgaaacataaCGATGCGAAAGTAACAAAGGGAGGAGCCATAGAAAGAGAATAAATTGTAGGAAAGCCAAGAACGAAAGGTAGAAGATAAAGATCTTGGCAGTAGCAAAATTTGTTGTGGAAGAACATGATCAAGAATTAATTTTCCTCTAATACCATGctatgagaaaagaaagaatgaaaaatgtatattttattcaatgataaggagagagtacaatttatatatatagatgtttaaaacaatataaaaatggaatataaatataaaaatagaatataaatatataaacagatatgaacggaaaataaattaaatccaataatatatatatatatatatatatatatatatatatatattacaaaaaaagaataagttaccatattttttcttttctaaatatatataatataatcatgatgcACCTTACTTAAGATCTATAATTAATTACTATtgcactttaattttttttcaaacaaaataataatattttattttaattttttcttaaactacTTTAATTAACATGTTAATTTCACTATCCTAACTTTAATTagttcattattataaatattaggtttaattgcttgttttgtcCCCACTTTTGTTGAAGTGTATCAAGTTCgtccattcttttaaaaaagttgcaAGTTCGTCCACAcgtggtttaaaagtgtcaattgcatCCTAACGTagaaaaatttgcatcaatgaagtCTTCTCCGTTAAATACAGACTAACGGTGTTAACTGATTGATATTTGGCAGTACAAAATTGAAACGTGACAAAAGAGTGACAATATTGGTAATAACATGTGAATGAAATGTTGGGTGACATGGAATTGCAGTTTCAACCTACACGATTCCCAATATGAACTTGCAAGATTCCCAATTTCCCAATTCTGATTATCCTTCTGGGTCTTTATCAGTTTTCGCTCCTTGCATATTGTTCCCGGAAACCCTATACCGTGAATCATCAATCAGTTAACACCGTTAGTCTATATTTAACGGAGAGGACTTCATTGATACAAATTTTTCTATGTTAGGatgcaattgacacttttaaatcACGTGTGAACGaatttgtaacttttttaaaagagtggacgaacttgatacacttcaaccaaactggggacaaaacaagcaattaaacctaaatattaaTACACATAAGACtttcacataataaaaatattaaacatatatgaTGCACAAAGCAAGATTCAAACACATGGCTACCAATCCATAACAATGAACTCTAACCAACTATGCTACACTCCTattctatttaaaatattatttctcattttaattaacataattGATGTGTAAACCATCTTTCCagatatcttttttttttgttataaatcgATAGAATTTTGTGGTCATAATAATCGAGACTATTTTGGAAGTTATTATCATTGTGAGCTTCATCAAAGTTTTGTCTTTGAGTTGGTGTATTAGGCTCCAAAGAGCCAAGTTGTTGCCTCCTTGTTACACtactgaaaataaattatttgttatctTCCCTTGGCATTGAGGCTCAACTTGGCTATTACAATGGTTCTTGAAATTTTGAATGACGATTGATGTTGTTGGCTTGGTGGAGCATATAGGACTTGAAGTTGACGGTGGACTTTGACAAACAAAAGAAACCGAGGGCCCTTGCTGCATGTAGAAATGTATCTTGAATTCAAAGTGCCCTACAAGTCAACTTGATTTTGTATTGAGCCCCACATGGATTTTCATACATGAAATCAATCCCTGATATACTTCCATTAGCTTCAAAAGGGTGCAAGTGTCTAAATGACCATGATAACATGTCATCCATAGTATAAGTATAAAATTTGAGACACTCCACGAGAGCTAAGTTGTGGCTAGCggtgtttgtttttctttagcGTGATTACCATTGAGATCGACTTGACATAAATTCTctataaatattcaataaatgaattttatcataataaaatattgatgtaGAAAAGATATGAAGTGTCAAAATAACATTCCTCAAATCTCGGGGCATAAAGAAGAGTAATGGATACAATTCTATTATTGCTTCATGGTCAAGCATACAAAAGAagtaaatttaatcattttagaGAATTAGTCTTAGCACATAAGTGATAGAGGGTATTGGAAAGATTCTTCTAATTACATATTGACCATGAAGCATGCTTACGACCTGATTTGAAGATAATGCTATCAAATAATccaaaacttatattttatccTTAACAAACCCATACACATATTCATGGTAAAATTTAATACGGAAGCATACCTGGATTTGTCTTCATGAATGATATGGATCCTCAAACTAACAACAGATATGTGATCCCTTAATAAAAGGTCTTAGGTATTCTACCTTAGTTAGTAAGGATTTATACTTATACCTTATTGGTAGGgatttataaatgaataaaatatgtaCTGTGTAATGTTGTATGTAATATATGATTTTGTACGAAAACAATAATAGATATAGAAATCTTATAGGGACATGGGACAAGTTTCACAAACCCACAGTGAGTGCCAAACGTTCTTAGTAGGATTTGGCGAATAGTGTACAAGACATGTGGCAGGGTCGAAATAATGActctaataatttaataactttgACGAAAAAGATCTACTCATAAAAGTTTCTTCAATACTCaagttaataaaaaagtattatgattgatgaaaaaaatatcatgtttatttttagagtttataatctataaaatctattataaaatagagaatattaaagaatattaataaataataaaaacttactATATGTATGATAAAATAGTAGTAATATACCATTTAACAAgattaatcatatatatttcttttatatatatgatataaaagTATACTTATCATGTCACTATAtcatataatcaaattattaatatttatcatatattttattagaataaatacacatattttatattatatattataatattattatatatataatattataatatataatatataatatataataatattattaatatattattatatattatatattataatatataatattatatattatacaattcCTAATTTTAGGAAGGTAGACGAGTAGacgtaaaaaaaaacttatatacaGGATTATACATAtagttgatttaaaaaatttatattttttaaatataatgcacattttaaatataaaactctaaatttaaattaagaaagaacataaagtatGCAGATACTATCTTGTGTAAGTTTTGTTCAGTGTTTACTTTGTCAAGATAAACTTGTTCTTCCTGACGTGGTGAAATGTGTCAGCATTATCCAAATATCTTGTGTCAGACCGTTTTGGTAAGTAAAAAAATCCTATAAAGTCCTCTTTGCTTCATATTCTGTCGCCACTCctatcttcttcctctcctttcCAACACAAACTGCCCTTCACTCCCTTTTCCCTTTCAAGCTCATTATAATTCTTGTAAgttcctcttctttctttttcgtttttcagtttgcttttgttattattacaatttctgtttttttcttGCTACAGATCTACCAAGTGTCGTTTCTGTCGATTTCCATACGCACTCTAATTATTTGTCTCTTGCGTTACTGTAGCTACTTAGGATTCCGGTTTTAGAATTGTGTGTACTCTCTTCAGAACCCAAGGACAATGCTGAAAACGTGTATTCGTGTCTCTGAAACCTCAGATTTGGTTTGGATGCCATTTATCTTCTTGTTTCTCATTGATATATTTGTTCTCAACAGCTGAGTTTTATGGATACTTGCAAATTTATTAGGGACTCTTTATGTTTACTACCAATCTCAAATTCATAATCTTTGGATTCAACCTCTGAATGTGCAATTgtatttaagtgttttattGTCTATAGTGGTCCTAATCCTGTTTGACTCAAACAAAATTGTCTCCTCGTGATCCATGGAGGATACCTGTGGTTTCGTACcaataaaatcaaaatgaatCCCTTGCAGTGAAGGGATGTGTTTTTCGTTTTTTATGCTGTTTTTGGAACTCTTGTTAGcttcatttctttttatcaaCGCATCCATTGGCTAATGTTGCTCCGGGTTTTCGTGCAAGAGTACAGTTGACTCTTCGTAGTTTTCAATTGAgttgttttatttgattatgattTCATCTGGCCCAACGTTTAATTCAATAAGGTCAAAagattatttttcttgttaaaaaCTTACTTTTGTTCCGAGATCAAACTTATGGACTTTCTAGGTACACGGAAAGGTGTACTTTTGTTAAAGGTTAATTCCTGTCTATACTTCTAGATTGCGGTGTTTGCAAACATTTTTTATGCTTTCTTGTTCGAGTAATATCTGTAAAAGGAACACTTATTTGTCTTTTGTTTACCCTgcaaattgaatatttttcaatttgagTTTCCTTTTCTCAATTAAATACTTGAAGTTTTCTTAATCTTCTGCTACTTTTCCCTCTACTCAGTTTCATTCTTTCAGCTGATATGGACTTAAAGGGAATGGAAGTCACTGGTGGCTAAGGCTTGCGAGTTCTATGGCCTATTCTCGTATGGctttacagtttttttttttaatgagtatTATTggttaatttcaatttttagcTTTGAAATATTACAACTCCTTGCCTTAATTTGTAGATACTTGGGAAATGTGTGAGGGTAAATACGGATTTGGAAGCTTAAGATATAATTGGCAGAACACAAGTAAGAAGGATTACTGTAGGAGCATAACTTCTGTTATGGAACTACAGTCAGATTGGATAAAGCACAGAAAGTCGTCTTCATATTCTGCTCACGTGGTTCGTTGTGCAACATCTTTTATGCCATGGTCTTGTAGAATCCCAATTGGTGAAGGGTATTATGAATTCCTTTAGTTAGTTGTATTCATTAAGACATTTTCACACTGTTTGGTTGATTGGTCGCCAACAAAATTTCTCTACGTCTTTGTGGTACGTCATATCTGTGTTTGCTAATTTGAAAAATGCCTGGTTTTGTGGCTGAAAAGAAGAGATATACAGACCCAAATATGTGTTTTCCCAATTTGGCCAACCATGATAAACCAACCCCTACAAAAAGCAATCGTTGTGTGAGGTCTGAGGCTgtagatgatgatgaagattgtAGTAGCCCCATTCTACCTGGGCTGCCTGATGATGTTTCAAAGCACTGCCTTGCACTTGTGCCTCGTTCTAACTTCCCATCCATGGGCGGTGTAAATAAGAGATGGAGAGGCTTTATTCAAAGCAAAGAATTTATAACTGTCCGAAAATTGGCTGGGATGGACGAGGAATGGCTCTATATCTTAACAGCTGGTAGCAAAGGAAAAGGGAGCCATTGGGAGGTCATGGATTGTCTGGGACATAATCGCCGATCTCTTCCATCAATGCCTGGTCCAGCAAAGGCTGGCTTTGGAGTGGTGGTTCTCAATGGAAAGCTCCTTGTTATGGCTGGTTGTTCATCAGTTGACGGAACTGCATCTGTCTCAGAAGAGGTTTATCAATATGATTCTTGCCTCAACAGGTATGCTTTTCTGCTGTAAACTTACCTTTACATTGGTACTTATtacatttcattttataattccTCCTTCAGAATTGAGTTAATAAATGGCACTTAACTTAGTTGTCTGGTGTACTTATGAGACTCTCGCACGGGAAACCTTTGGGTATTTGTGATTTGGTGAGAGATTTAAACctgttatattgttttttcGACCCTGTAATCCTTTATACGGGGTGAAAATAATCCTACTGCCAGTTCTTTATGGTTCATTATAATATATCCATTTCTGGTGTTGTGTTGATTTTAGATATTAGAACTGAAGGGACTGTTTGTGTATGCTTAGAAGTCTTTCTGATACAAGATTTTAGCTATTGTAACAAGTATGTTTTATCTGTGACAACTGTTTCACTGAAAACACTATAAAGTAGGAAGGAAATATAAACTAGGAAAGTTTGGAATGGCTTGACAGAAAATGACTTGTTGTATTGTATGATTTTAGTTTCCCAGTTATGTTAGGACTTAAAATGGATTTcaagattaaaaaaatcattgcAACGTTGAAACATGAGATTTGCTTGACAATATATCAGCCTCTAACTTTTATAATTGATAAAGATGCATCATTTTGTCCATGTGATGCATCTTTATTTGGCTACATGTTCTATGAGCACAGTGCTATTGTTAAACTATGTAATTGCAATTGCAGCTGGAGCAGATTGTCAAATATGAATGTGGCTCGGTATGACTTTGCTTGTGCTGAAGTGAATGGCTTAGTTTATGCTGTTGGAGGCTACGGCGCAAACGGTGATAGCCTCTCCAGTGCAGAGGTGTATGATCCGGATACCAACAAGTGGACGCCAATAGAAAGCCTCCGTCGCCCAAGATGGGGTTGCTTTGCCTGTGGATTTGAAGGGAAGCTCTATGTCATGGGTGGAAGGTCAAGCTTTACAATTGGAAATTCCAAGTTTGTTGATGTGTACAGCCCAGAGAAGCATGGCTGGTGTGAGATGAAAAATGGGTGTGTGATGGTCACTGCTCATGCAGTGCTGGGAAAGAAGTTGTTCTGTACGGAGTGGAAAAACCAGCGTAAGTTGGCAATATTCAATCCAGAGGACAATTCATGGAAAATGGTACCAGTCCCTTTGACAGGGAGTTCAAGCATTGGTTTTCGGTTTGGGATATTGGACGATAAGTTATTGCTATTCTCACTGGAGGAGGAGCCTTCATATAGGACTTTGTTGTATGATCCAAGTGCAGCACCAGGATCTGAATGGCAGACTTCTGATATAAGACCATCTGGCTTGTGCTTATGCAGTGTAACTATTAGGGCATGAAAGTTTGTCTGCTTCTGAGTTTAGAGACTTTGAGAGAGATTTGAACCCTTGCTATTTTAATAGGATTAGAtgttaattttctgtttttgctCGTTCCTGGTAGTTTTATCATGGATTGCCATATCTCTGATTTGTGCTTGGACCATTTCCACAATTTCACTCAAGAAGTTGCCATCAACTTTGAGCAGAGctagtttaaataaattatgaaattatggcga contains:
- the LOC128193315 gene encoding F-box/kelch-repeat protein At1g67480-like → MPGFVAEKKRYTDPNMCFPNLANHDKPTPTKSNRCVRSEAVDDDEDCSSPILPGLPDDVSKHCLALVPRSNFPSMGGVNKRWRGFIQSKEFITVRKLAGMDEEWLYILTAGSKGKGSHWEVMDCLGHNRRSLPSMPGPAKAGFGVVVLNGKLLVMAGCSSVDGTASVSEEVYQYDSCLNSWSRLSNMNVARYDFACAEVNGLVYAVGGYGANGDSLSSAEVYDPDTNKWTPIESLRRPRWGCFACGFEGKLYVMGGRSSFTIGNSKFVDVYSPEKHGWCEMKNGCVMVTAHAVLGKKLFCTEWKNQRKLAIFNPEDNSWKMVPVPLTGSSSIGFRFGILDDKLLLFSLEEEPSYRTLLYDPSAAPGSEWQTSDIRPSGLCLCSVTIRA